The Chitinophagales bacterium genome has a segment encoding these proteins:
- a CDS encoding PorP/SprF family type IX secretion system membrane protein, translated as MKSIINKLLVIIVLLTTANQLHAQQLPVFNNYVFNPFLYNPARAGDNPDGGTINLEFIKHYDNMPYGPLTGGVTWDSRIKESNTALGATLIHDRNGKLIRNTMASFTYNYRIPFNKEKTHELSIGIQAGIISQNFNGWDANTTDDISLDASIYNGRTTNFDLALGINYHWKGLNIGFSVPQVLNGKARFRNNGLDENGDNTMFQYQREYFVNASYEARFGGKDKKSWMVMPYVLYRYYKTTGSQLDLSAMFGYKQLVWLGAGYRTGGGDGGFFKPNAAGVHVTAGAGIKERVKLFYTFELPLKDERSYFGYTHEVTIQANLVRKVDKKEYDKNKQKVDDELAKVNQKADNAQVTADDALAKSDEALNKVTDLSKDVDKLNNDVASNSESIKEVSGRIDDLVFKKFGSVYFEWDEDQLTDEAKASLDAFKTKLSEMKGNYFIYLAGNASAEGNVNYNQALSARRCDAVKRYLEGVGISQRILLLPYGENSWVTESQNTEADKAKNRRVDIYLSGE; from the coding sequence ATGAAATCAATAATAAATAAGCTTTTAGTTATCATAGTTTTATTAACTACAGCTAATCAGTTACATGCACAACAGCTACCAGTTTTTAATAACTATGTATTCAATCCATTCTTGTATAATCCTGCAAGAGCAGGAGATAACCCAGATGGTGGTACTATCAATTTAGAGTTTATTAAGCATTATGACAATATGCCTTATGGACCTTTAACTGGTGGTGTCACTTGGGATTCAAGAATTAAGGAATCAAATACAGCATTAGGTGCTACTTTGATACATGACAGAAATGGTAAGTTAATTAGAAATACCATGGCTTCATTTACCTATAACTACAGAATTCCTTTCAATAAGGAAAAAACACATGAGTTATCCATAGGTATTCAGGCAGGTATTATTTCTCAAAATTTTAATGGTTGGGATGCCAATACAACAGATGACATTTCTTTAGATGCTTCTATTTACAATGGTAGAACAACTAATTTTGATTTAGCATTAGGTATTAATTATCACTGGAAAGGTTTAAATATTGGCTTTTCAGTGCCTCAAGTGTTAAATGGTAAAGCGAGATTTAGAAATAATGGCTTAGATGAGAATGGAGATAATACCATGTTTCAATATCAAAGAGAGTATTTTGTTAATGCTAGTTATGAAGCAAGATTTGGAGGAAAAGACAAAAAATCTTGGATGGTAATGCCTTATGTATTGTATAGATATTACAAAACTACAGGTTCTCAGTTAGATTTAAGTGCTATGTTTGGCTACAAACAATTAGTTTGGTTAGGTGCTGGATATAGAACTGGTGGTGGAGACGGTGGTTTCTTTAAACCTAATGCTGCTGGTGTTCATGTAACTGCTGGTGCAGGTATTAAAGAAAGAGTTAAGTTATTCTATACTTTTGAATTACCATTAAAAGACGAGAGAAGTTATTTTGGATATACTCATGAAGTAACTATTCAAGCTAACTTGGTTAGAAAAGTAGATAAGAAAGAATACGACAAAAACAAACAAAAAGTAGATGATGAGTTAGCTAAAGTGAATCAAAAAGCAGACAATGCTCAAGTTACTGCTGATGATGCATTGGCTAAAAGTGATGAAGCTTTAAACAAAGTTACAGACCTTAGTAAAGATGTTGATAAGCTGAACAATGATGTTGCTTCAAATTCAGAGTCTATCAAAGAAGTTTCTGGAAGAATTGATGATTTAGTATTCAAAAAATTCGGTTCAGTTTATTTTGAATGGGATGAAGATCAATTAACTGATGAAGCTAAAGCAAGTTTAGATGCATTCAAAACTAAGTTATCTGAAATGAAAGGCAATTACTTTATCTATTTAGCTGGTAATGCTTCTGCTGAAGGTAATGTAAACTACAATCAAGCATTATCTGCAAGAAGATGTGATGCAGTTAAAAGATACTTAGAAGGTGTTGGTATATCACAAAGAATCTTATTATTACCATATGGTGAGAATTCTTGGGTAACTGAAAGCCAAAACACTGAAGCTGACAAAGCTAAAAACAGAAGAGTGGATATTTATCTTTCAGGAGAATAA